In the Catenulispora sp. EB89 genome, TCTCGTGGATCGTCGCCCCCTACGGCTGGTCCGAGCACCCCGGCGCCGACACCATGCACGGCGAGCGCTACACCAAGAAGGTGCTCGACATCCTGCAGAGCAACCCCGACATCTGGAACCACACGCTGTTCATCCTCAACTACGACGAGAACGACGGGAAGTTCGACCACGTGCTCCCGCCGTGGCCCGAGCTGGGCACCGCGCACGAGTACGCCGGCGGCTACCCCCTCGGCTTCGGCCCGCGGGTGCCGATGCTGCTGGTGTCGCCGTGGACCCGCGGCGGGCACGTCGCCTCGGAGGTCTTCGACCACACCTCGACGATCAGGTTCCTCGAAGTCTGGGCGGCCTCGCTGGGCAAGCCGTTCACCTGCCCCAACATCAGCGACTGGCGCCGCTCCATCGCCGGCGACCTGACCAGCGCCATCGACTTCGCCCACCCGCAGCCGGGCCCGGCGACCTTCCCGGACCCGCTGGCCGAGAAGCCGGTGTCGATCACCGCCGACCACATGACGCCGCGCGCGCTGAGCTTCCAGCCGCACGCCACGCTGTCGGAGGACCGGAAGGCGGGCACGGTCACCGCGACGATGACGCTGGCCGGCGGCCCGGCGGGCAAAGCCGTGAGTTTCCAGGCCTTCCCCGACAAGTACCAGCCGTTCTCCAGCACGCCGTTCACGGTCACGGCGAAGAACTCGCGCACGTACGTCTGGAACGCGAAGGCCAACGACGGCAAGTACGCGTTCTCGATCTACGCCAACGACGGGTTCGTACGCTCCTTCGCCGGGCAGCTCGCGCCGGCCGGCAAGCACGACGGCGGGCTCCCGCGCGTGCAGGTGGATCTGGTCCGGGGCCACGGCAACGGACACCACGGCAAGAGCCAGGGCGAGGTGAAGCTCACGCTGCACAACGACGGCACGAAGCGGGTGAAGTACACGCTGACCGCCAACGACTACGTCGGCGACACACGGCACGTCTCGGTCGCGCCCGGCGAAACGCGGGTCGTGACGTGGCCGACGCAGGAGGGCTACTACGACGTGGTCCTCACAGCCGACAGCGACGCGGCCTGGACGCAGCGCTACGCCGGCCGCGTCGCCACTGCGGAAAAGAAGTCGCACTGGCACGACTAGGCCGACCTGCGACGGTCAGTCGAAGAGCACCGGGCTGAAGCCGCCGACCTTCGCGAAGACACGCGCAGCGTCGGCGGCTTCGGCGACGGTCACGCCGGAGAACGCCAGACGCAACGCGGCGGTCGGCGTCCGGAACGCGGCGCCCGGGGAGGCCTGGACGCCTTCGTCGGCGAGCCGGCGCAGCGCGGTCAGCTCGTCCATGGTCGGGTGAGCGAGAGTGAGGTGCGGAGAGTTCCCCTGCCACTCGGGCGTGCCGATGAGGTATTGGAGGAAGGACCGCTTGGCATCGAGCGTGGCCTCGACGAGGTCCGATCGCAGGGCATTGACGGTCTGAGCGTCCAGGAAGCGAGCCCAGCCACGTTGCCAGGCGGTCGGCGGGCCGTCGCTGGTCAGGGGGCGCGCGATCGACGCGATGTCCGGGGCGACGAACCAGCCGAGGCGGACGCCCGGACCGGCGAGCTTCGCGAGGGAGGTGACGGTCCACGCGCCCTCGGGAACGGGGCCGAGCCTCTTGCTCGCGAACCAGCGATAGACCTCGTTGATCACGACCGGTGTACCGGCGGCGATGCGGTCGGTCAGCACACTGATCTCGGCCGGGCCGAGGCTGCGGCCATCAGGGTTGCGGAAGGGGCTGGTCAGCCACAGCGGAACGGTCTGCGGCGCGGCGCCAAGATCCGACCACGCCCGAGCCTCGACCGATCCCACGATCTCCGGGATGTCAGAGAACGTCGGTGCCTCGACGGCCATCGCCGGGAGCGCGCCCGCACCGCCACGCACCGCCACCGCCCAAGCCGTGGCGAACTGCCGCACCCCGCCGGTGACCACCGTCCGCTCCGGCGGCGCACCGAACAGCTCGGCCAACCTCTCGCGCAGCTCCGGTTCGCCGAACGGCGCCGGGCCGCGCCACCACTCGGGCGTGCGGAAGGCCTCCTCCTGGCACCGAGCGAAGCGCTGCGCCAGGCGAAGGGACCAGAAGCGGGGCGGGCCCGTCAGGTCGATCATCCGACCGACCCGGCCGCCTGCCGGATCACCTCTTCGTCGAGCACGTAGTCCACGGTGCCGATGAAGACCTCGCCGTCGATGCGGAAGTAGGTGCCGGCCGGTGATTCGAAGCGTTCGATACCGGGGTCCAGGTCCAGCGTCGCGGCCCTCGGTGTCGCCGCACCGCGGCCGAAGCCGCCGCCGCGCCCCGCCACCAGCTCCAGCGCCAAGTCCACCGGCACCAGCCGCACGCACGTCCACGGGTTCAGCGCGATCGCCTTCGCCGCCTCGCGCCGCGCGCCGGCCGGGGCCGCCGTCAGCTTCAGGCGCTTCCGGTAGTACGAGTACGCGTCCGCCGCCACCCGCGCCGCCGACACCACGCCGTGCTCCCGCCGCGTGGCGAAGGCGTGCACTGTCGTCCCGAGGCAGCGCCGGTTCCAGTCCGCGGTGTCGGGGCGGGGTCGCGGCTCCAGCGTCGCGCGGACCGGGATCTCGCGCAGCCGGCGCTCCTGCTCCGCCGTCAGCGCCGTCGAGGCGCGCAGCGTCGCGGCGATGAAGCCGAAGAAGCCGTCCAGGTGCGCGCCCCGCAGCAGGTCCGCGAAGTGCGCCGGGTCGAAGCCGGGCAGCGACAGCGCCATCAGCAGGTCGTTGGTGTCCTTCGCCGTCACGAAGTAGTCCCCGGCCGCGTTGTTCACGATGCAGGCCAGGTTCTCCTCCGCCGCCAGCACATGGAACCCGGGCTTGTCGGCCCAGAACGCGTCCGCGATCCCGAGCCGCCCGCAGTGCCGCACCGAGTAGTCCCCGAAGTGGATGTCCACGTTCAGCAGATCCGGCCGGTCCGGCGGCGCGACCAGCGCGATCTGCCCGTACACCACCCGCTCCCGGGGATCGACCTTGAACCACGGCAGCTCGTACTTCTGGTATCGGTACCCGTGCACGACCCGCAGCTCCGTGGCCACCTTCGCGGCGTCGGCACGGTCGCGCAGGAACAGGTCGATGTCGTTGAAGTCGCGCACCGAACGGTCCGGATACATCGTGTGCGCGCCGATCCCCTTGCCGCCGAACACCGGGATACCGAGGTCCAAAGCCATGTCCTCGACGCGCCGCAGATTCGTCTCCAGCACTTCGTGCATGACGCGCAGCCGCTCGACCTTGCCCGACAGAGCAATGACACACTCGCGAACCACAGGATCGGTCTCGGCGGAATCGGCCAACCGCCGCGAAACCAGGGTCCGCATCCGCAGCGAATCCAGGAACTCGGCCGCCTCAGCAGCGCCGAGCGCCCGAATCGCTTCCACCCCGCGCTCCAACGGCAAGCGCGGCTGCATACTCGACAAGCTTCGCAGGGCCGACAGATGCTGCTCGCGGCCGCTCTTCCTCGTCATCGGTATCTCCTCTACTGATCCGCTTGCGGCTCGGCTGACGCACCCGCACGTTCCAACAGCGCCCACCAACCGCCGATGTCGGCGTTGGTCAGCGACGCGAGCAGATCGTCCGGGATCGTGACGCCGAAGGCCTGCTCCAGATCGAGCAACAGCCCCACGGTCGCCAACGAATCCAGCCCGCGCTCGGCCGGGTTCAGCTCCGCCGTCATCTCCTCACCCTCGCCGAGCGTGAGATAGGAGCGGAACAGCTTGTCAAAGCTCTGCGGCCATGGATGAGTCGACGCAGTGTGCTGAGTCATGAGTGCCTTTCATCAAGCAGCTCGCGGATGCGGACGGGCCAGCGGTCCGGCCGGGTGCCGTACCGGCAGAAGAAGGCGAACGCGAAACGCTCCAAGCCGAAGCCGACACAAGCGCTGTACGCGGTCCCGCCATCCGCCAGCGCGATCCCGTACGACTCGCCAAAGGTCATGCCGTGCACGTTGAACGAAGCGGCGGCGACCGTCCGGCCGTCCTCCACCGGCAGCCGCAGCTCGTACTTCAACCGCCGCAGCCGCTGCGCCAGCATCCGCGTCGGTACCTCGGCCCCGGCGAAGAACGGATCGTTGGCCGGCTCCACGTGCCCGGCCAGCCCCAAGTCCTCGACTAGCGCGCACGCGGCGTCCAGGAACTCCTGCCGCTGGCGGGCCACCGTCGCGGCGTCGCCGAGAAAGACCACCTCCCGAATCGTGAAGTCCCACAACCGTTCCAGCGACCGGCTGTACCTCGACTCGAAACGGAACGACTTCCCGCGCGACGTCACCACCGTCGGTTCCGCCGACAACCGGCGGCCGGCGAACTGCAAGTAGGTGTGGAAGCACATCGTCGGCGCCAAGCAGTAGCCGGCGTGCGCGCTACCACGCTCGAACAGTCCGGCCAGATCTTCGACCCCTGCGACACCGTCGGCGAACTCCCGATAGACGTCCAGATCCGTGGACAGATGGCTCGCCGACAACACGAACTGCGGGAACGACGTCAGATAGCCGCCCCGACGCAGCGCGGACGTGCTGATCAGCGTCGGATACCGATACTGCACCGCCCCGAAGCGCTCGACGGCGATCGCCCGAACGCGCCGGTCCAAAGCATCCAGAACATCGGTGAACAACGCCCCGGTGGCGACCGCCCCCGGGCCCATCTCCACCACCGCCCCGAGCTCCCGCAACGAGTCATAGACCCCTGACACCGGCACGGCCGGATGCGGCGACGTCCACACCGGCTCCGCGGCCGTCATCCGCTGCGGCAGCACCTCGGCCCGGCTGACCTGGTCGAGCTTGCGGGCCAGGACATCGCGATCAGCGGCGCCGACAGTGGTGATCTGCACGCCGGTCACCTGATCGCCGACGTGCACCAGCGTGAACGAGTCGATGTCGACGGCCAGGTAGTAGACGCGCTTGGCGAGTTCGTCGGCCAGATGCGCCGGGACCGGATCGGCGAGGTCCACGAGATAGGTCGGCACAGCGGTTCCCCCTCAGATCAGCGTCACGCCGCGGTCCAGCAGCGACAGCGCGCCGACCCCGACCGTCATCGTGTCGTCGGCGTGGTTCAGGGCAGCGGAGCGCAGGTCGCGGAACAGCCGCTCGATGCCGAGCTCGGAGTCCTTCAGATAGCCCGCGCGCAGCCCGGCGATCTGCATCATCCGGTGCGCGGCCTGGAAACTGAGCTCGGCCGCGGCGATCTTCAGGGTATTGAGTTGCAGCCGGATCCGCGGGTGGTCCAGCGGCGTGCCGTCGACCCGCGCCAGCTCGACCTCCTCGCGGACCCGGCGCAGGTACGCGCTGAGCAGTTCCAGGTCGATCCGGACCCGGCCCAGACGCTCGTAGAACAGGTCGGTCCGGCTGTCGGCGCCGCGCTTGGCGGCGAACCGGGTCAGCCCTTCGAACGCACCCCGCGCGGCGCCGAGCCAGCACGCGGACCAGCCCAGATGCGACAACGGCACCATGCTCTGCCGTGCGACGTCGCCGAACCCGCCGGGACCGCCGACCAGGTTGGTCGTCGGCACGCGTCCCTTGAGCTCCATGCCGATACTGTCCGTGGCGCGCATCCCCAGCGCGTTCCAGCCGCTGGTGACCTCGCAGACCAGATCGGCGCGGTCGGCGTAAATAAAGGAGACCTCTGATTCGGCGGCGGCCTCGGCGGCGCGCATCGTGATCAGGTAGCCGTCGGCGTGGGCTCCGCCGGTGACCACCGGCGCGGACCGCTCGATCAGCAGCGAATCGCCGTCGGCCCGCAGCGGCGACGCGGCGCTGAACAGGTCCGCCTTGCGTCCGCGCTCGCTGGTGACCGAGGCGATGTAGCAGCGGCCGGCCGCGACGGCGGGCAACACGGTCGCAGCCAGTTCGCTCGTGCCGTGGCGCGCGATCGCGTCGACCTGGAAGCAGTGCATAGCCCAGATCTGGCCCGTGGACAGGCATTGTGCGGACAGTTTCTGGGACACCTCGACGAACGCCG is a window encoding:
- a CDS encoding alkaline phosphatase family protein, which produces MIHNSNVPDTDTAGGATRRRFLQGSGVVAGSLALGGIAGAGSAQAAVGADAATGRVALPRGFKGDMSDLKHVVILMQENRSLDHYFGAFPGVRGFNDKQALRFQDGTSVFQQKDAAGRVVTPQVDDGAWGNDHGAWGDVNHRKWDLWVQHNGASCMNYHSSAYMGFYHSVAAQYTIADQNFCSEFGPTDPNRKYLWSGTSNSETGNTDESNYSRPWITVAEQLQQVGIDWRLYSDNSGNGRQGYVSSWIGDYGDNELKYFKGFEPAGLPADDPKLKPGTGLIWRGNAAYYAGSTTPNDDSDANLDAVLKNLHDACQPGAEHPLPAVSWIVAPYGWSEHPGADTMHGERYTKKVLDILQSNPDIWNHTLFILNYDENDGKFDHVLPPWPELGTAHEYAGGYPLGFGPRVPMLLVSPWTRGGHVASEVFDHTSTIRFLEVWAASLGKPFTCPNISDWRRSIAGDLTSAIDFAHPQPGPATFPDPLAEKPVSITADHMTPRALSFQPHATLSEDRKAGTVTATMTLAGGPAGKAVSFQAFPDKYQPFSSTPFTVTAKNSRTYVWNAKANDGKYAFSIYANDGFVRSFAGQLAPAGKHDGGLPRVQVDLVRGHGNGHHGKSQGEVKLTLHNDGTKRVKYTLTANDYVGDTRHVSVAPGETRVVTWPTQEGYYDVVLTADSDAAWTQRYAGRVATAEKKSHWHD
- a CDS encoding aminotransferase class I/II-fold pyridoxal phosphate-dependent enzyme, coding for MIDLTGPPRFWSLRLAQRFARCQEEAFRTPEWWRGPAPFGEPELRERLAELFGAPPERTVVTGGVRQFATAWAVAVRGGAGALPAMAVEAPTFSDIPEIVGSVEARAWSDLGAAPQTVPLWLTSPFRNPDGRSLGPAEISVLTDRIAAGTPVVINEVYRWFASKRLGPVPEGAWTVTSLAKLAGPGVRLGWFVAPDIASIARPLTSDGPPTAWQRGWARFLDAQTVNALRSDLVEATLDAKRSFLQYLIGTPEWQGNSPHLTLAHPTMDELTALRRLADEGVQASPGAAFRTPTAALRLAFSGVTVAEAADAARVFAKVGGFSPVLFD
- a CDS encoding nucleotidyltransferase family protein, which translates into the protein MTRKSGREQHLSALRSLSSMQPRLPLERGVEAIRALGAAEAAEFLDSLRMRTLVSRRLADSAETDPVVRECVIALSGKVERLRVMHEVLETNLRRVEDMALDLGIPVFGGKGIGAHTMYPDRSVRDFNDIDLFLRDRADAAKVATELRVVHGYRYQKYELPWFKVDPRERVVYGQIALVAPPDRPDLLNVDIHFGDYSVRHCGRLGIADAFWADKPGFHVLAAEENLACIVNNAAGDYFVTAKDTNDLLMALSLPGFDPAHFADLLRGAHLDGFFGFIAATLRASTALTAEQERRLREIPVRATLEPRPRPDTADWNRRCLGTTVHAFATRREHGVVSAARVAADAYSYYRKRLKLTAAPAGARREAAKAIALNPWTCVRLVPVDLALELVAGRGGGFGRGAATPRAATLDLDPGIERFESPAGTYFRIDGEVFIGTVDYVLDEEVIRQAAGSVG
- a CDS encoding phosphopantetheine-binding protein; protein product: MTQHTASTHPWPQSFDKLFRSYLTLGEGEEMTAELNPAERGLDSLATVGLLLDLEQAFGVTIPDDLLASLTNADIGGWWALLERAGASAEPQADQ
- a CDS encoding acyl-CoA dehydrogenase family protein, with protein sequence MNQFSAMVEQVAPVLRANAAVCDEESAFPVASMAALRDSGLMGLLVPREYGGLGGDLAAFVEVSQKLSAQCLSTGQIWAMHCFQVDAIARHGTSELAATVLPAVAAGRCYIASVTSERGRKADLFSAASPLRADGDSLLIERSAPVVTGGAHADGYLITMRAAEAAAESEVSFIYADRADLVCEVTSGWNALGMRATDSIGMELKGRVPTTNLVGGPGGFGDVARQSMVPLSHLGWSACWLGAARGAFEGLTRFAAKRGADSRTDLFYERLGRVRIDLELLSAYLRRVREEVELARVDGTPLDHPRIRLQLNTLKIAAAELSFQAAHRMMQIAGLRAGYLKDSELGIERLFRDLRSAALNHADDTMTVGVGALSLLDRGVTLI